The Fusarium falciforme chromosome 7, complete sequence genome window below encodes:
- a CDS encoding Nucleotid-trans domain-containing protein: MMGAVRSNRVALLVAAVFFTFFMGLAHFHLNATPSRPATAISDSDEYIPDVDHAAASPDNAPKVATKASQPAKASVFPSAKAEEDPGTVPAIPTPASEEPEIEVVEEVVEVEVEETPTPTPTPTAAESHVLRPQDFVIPSVKPTTPQFADYGAWGWKLPHPDPIWKESLGERLCIVDLESRPFDKPGQIWDPQGMSWSRAKDVHGPSGGTLNHWVYSQIHGYKYYYVKINTYKDRRDSWKKPSVLSKILKNHDVCIFIDSDALFNHLDLPLEWLMNYWSISPHNNSLALAVDPDVQHNHDRFGKLFLNTGFMIMQNNNKTYDIFRDWDDCPNEGSKYPGCTEFRHRKGWQPTDQGGFGTFVRYDYPNDIKELPCTEANGFPEANQGCMGKFIKHVWLGKEDRLKIVVGNVFPGTLLETFHKQFLAAKNTFFTTEDALMSNE, translated from the exons ATGATGGGCGCTGTTCGCTCCAACCGGGTGGCGCTGCTTGTCGCGGCCGTTTTCTTCACATTCTTCATGGGCTTGGCCCATTTCCATCTTAATGCCACTCCATCCCGCCCGGCCACTGCCAT CTCCGACTCCGACGAGTACATCCCCGACGTCGACCACGCCGCTGCCAGCCCCGACAACGCGCCCAAGGTCGCTACCAAGGCCTCGCAGCCTGCGAAGGCCTCTGTCTTCCCCTCTGCCAAGGCTGAAGAAGACCCCGGGACCGTCCCAGCCATCCCCACGCCTGCATCCGAGGAGCCCGAGAtcgaggtcgtcgaggaggttgtcGAAGTCGAAGTCGAGGAAACCCCTACTCCCACTCCTACACCCACCGCCGCCGAGTCCCATGTCCTGCGCCCTCAGGACTTTGTGATCCCCTCGGTCAAGCCCACTACCCCCCAATTTGCTGACTATGGCGCTTGGGGATGGAAGCTTCCTCACCCCGACCCCATCTGGAAGGAGTCTCTGGGAGAGCGCCTTTGCATCGTCGACCTCGAAAGCCGTCCTTTCGATAAGCCTGGACAGATTTGGGATCCTCAGGGAATGAGCTGGAGCCGTGCCAAGGATGTCCATGGTCCTTCTGGCGGTACCCTGAACCACTGGGTCTATT CCCAGATCCACGGTTACAAGTACTACTACGTCAAGATCAACACCTACAAGGATCGACGTGATTCTTGGAAGAAGCCATCTGTTCTGtccaagatcctcaagaaCCACGACGTCTGCATCTTTATTGATTCGGACGCCCTCTTCaaccatctcgacctccCTCTCGAATGGCTCATGAACTACTGGAGCATCTCGCCTCACAACAACTCGCTCGCCCTCGCCGTCGACCCCGATGTACAGCACAACCACGATCGATTTGGTAAGCTGTTCCTCAACACTGGCTTCATGATCATGCagaacaacaacaagacaTACGACATCTTCAGAGACTGGGACGACTGCCCTAACGAGGGTAGCAAGTACCCTGGCTGCACCGAGTTCCGACACCGCAAGGGCTGGCAGCCCACCGACCAGGGCGGCTTCGGCACCTTTGTGCGCTATGACTACCCCAACGATATCAAAGAGCTGCCCTGCACAGAGGCCAATGGTTTCCCCGAGGCCAACCAGGGTTGCATGGGCAAGTTCATTAAGCACGTTTGGCTGGGCAAGGAAGATAGGCTCAAGATTGTCGTCGGCAACGTGTTCCCCGGCACTCTTCTCGAGACCTTCCACAAGCAGTTCCTCGCAGCGAAGAACACCTTTTTTACAACAGAGGACGCTCTTATGTCTAATGAGTAA
- a CDS encoding AB hydrolase-1 domain-containing protein has protein sequence MRLSNLFSFALGALVTTAVANEQPKQAWPKTQSGHFSISNFAFDSGETLDELDLHYRTLGKLKVYPDGTTNAVLIMHGTTGQTEQFLNDDFASVLFNPGQPLDAKKYFLILRDGIGHGNSSKPSTHALRARFPSYQYSDMIRADHILLTEHFGIEHMRLIMGVSMGGMHTWMWGEMYPDFMDALMPISSLPTQIAGHNRLWRKFVTEMITGDPAWNEGNYEEQPTVGLGGALMIQQVMLSSPAYWQRGFPTRAAVDAYVDQLVPHIAEFDANDQLFAWNASYTYDPEADLGRIKAPLTAVNTADDWMNPPELGILERSVKNKMKRGLGKAITLPASKETRGHSSYIQANLWKDELKALLAKTQSRKGGRW, from the coding sequence ATGAGACTTTCAaacctcttttcttttgcACTTGGTGCACTCGTCACTACAGCAGTCGCCAACGAGCAACCAAAGCAAGCATGGCCTAAGACTCAAAGCGGCCATTTCTCCATCTCAAACTTCGCTTTCGACTCTGGAGAGACTCTAGATGAACTCGATCTTCACTACCGAACCTTGGGAAAGCTCAAGGTTTATCCTGACGGAACCACCAACGCCGTGCTCATCATGCACGGAACCACAGGCCAGACCGAGCAGTTCCTCAACGACGACTTTGCAAGCGTCTTGTTCAACCCTGGCCAGCCTCTTGACGCCAAGAAGTACTTCCTCATTCTGCGTGACGGTATCGGCCACGGAAACTCAAGCAAGCCCAGCACCCATGCCCTTCGTGCCCGCTTCCCAAGCTACCAGTATTCCGACATGATTCGTGCTGATCACATTCTCCTGACTGAGCATTTCGGCATCGAACACATGCGGCTCATCATGGGCGTGTCTATGGGCGGCATGCACACTTGGATGTGGGGAGAGATGTACCCAGACTTCATGGATGCGCTGATGCCCATCTCCTCTCTGCCAACTCAGATTGCTGGTCATAACCGACTGTGGAGGAAGTTTGTGACCGAGATGATCACTGGAGACCCTGCATGGAACGAAGGCAATTACGAGGAACAGCCGACCGTGGGACTCGGAGGTGCACTGATGATCCAACAAGTCATGCTGTCCTCACCTGCTTACTGGCAAAGGGGGTTCCCTACTCGAGCTGCAGTAGATGCCTACGTTGATCAGCTTGTCCCCCACATTGCCGAGTTTGACGCCAACGACCAACTCTTTGCTTGGAACGCATCCTACACCTACGACCCCGAGGCTGATCTCGGCCGAATCAAGGCTCCCCTGACTGCTGTGAACACGGCTGACGACTGGATGAACCCCCCCGAGCTTGGAATCTTGGAACGCAGcgtcaagaacaagatgaAGCGCGGCTTGGGCAAGGCAATCACACTTCCTGCTAGCAAGGAGACAAGGGGGCATAGTTCGTACATCCAGGCAAACCTTTGGAAGGACGAGCTCAAGGCACTGCTGGCTAAGACACAGTCTCGTAAGGGAGGCCGATGGTAA